In Pseudomonas putida, a genomic segment contains:
- a CDS encoding patatin-like phospholipase family protein has protein sequence MRRLLLCLLLMLTTCTVLAAEPARPKVGLVLSGGAARGLAHIGVLKALEQQGVRIDAIAGTSMGAVVGGLYASGYSVEELEKLATTLDWQQALSDAPPRKDVPFRRKQDDRDFLVKQKLSFRDDGSLGLPLGVIQGQNLALLLESKLAHTADIRDFDKLPIPFRAVATDIASGEKVVFKRGHLPQVIRASMSIPAVFAPVEVDGRLLVDGGMVDNIPLDVARDMGVDVAIVVDIGSPLRDRKQLATVVDVLNQSITLMTRRNSEEQLASLHRDDILIQPPLAAFGVTDFGRARDMIDAGYRAAQLLEPRLAALRQPEGDASLAVARSPRQRTPVITAIKVENDSKVSDDVIRYYIRQPIGQPLELDRLQTDMGTLYGLDYFDRVHYRVVHKGEDNTLVITARGKRGGTDYLRLGLNLSDDLRGDSAFNLGASYRVNGINELGAEWLTRAQIGDQQELYSEFYQPLDVGSRYFIAPYLDFSSQNIEATLDNDPIAEYRLERYGFGLNFGRQIGTYGEVRLGAGKAWGEADVRIGDQDLPKVSFNEGFYALKYSFDTMDNVYFPHSGEDIGLTLRKYDKSLDSDEDYRQWLLNLDKAFSSGPNTFVLGGRYGRTLDDTEVVTSSFVIGGARELSGFRQDSVSGQNVSLLRMVYYRRLTPRAYVPLDFPLYIGGSLERGRAWNNDNEFDSGYINAASIFLGMETPLGPLNLSYGANSAHEQAVYLNLGHTF, from the coding sequence CTTTTGCTGATGCTCACCACCTGCACGGTGCTTGCCGCCGAACCCGCCCGGCCCAAGGTCGGCCTGGTGCTTTCCGGCGGCGCTGCCCGCGGACTCGCCCACATCGGCGTACTCAAGGCCCTGGAACAACAGGGGGTACGCATCGACGCCATTGCCGGCACCAGCATGGGGGCGGTGGTCGGGGGCCTGTATGCCTCAGGTTACAGCGTCGAGGAACTGGAAAAGCTCGCCACCACCCTGGATTGGCAACAGGCGCTGTCGGACGCCCCGCCGCGCAAGGACGTCCCCTTCCGACGCAAGCAGGACGACCGTGATTTCCTGGTCAAGCAGAAGCTCAGCTTCCGCGACGATGGCAGCCTCGGCCTGCCGCTGGGGGTGATCCAGGGGCAGAACCTGGCCCTGCTGCTGGAAAGCAAGCTGGCCCATACCGCCGACATCCGCGACTTCGACAAACTGCCCATTCCCTTTCGCGCCGTCGCCACCGATATCGCCAGCGGCGAAAAAGTGGTGTTCAAGCGCGGCCACCTGCCCCAGGTGATCCGCGCGAGCATGTCGATCCCGGCGGTATTCGCCCCGGTGGAGGTCGATGGCCGGCTGCTGGTGGATGGTGGCATGGTCGATAACATCCCGCTGGACGTGGCGCGCGACATGGGCGTGGACGTTGCCATCGTGGTCGACATCGGCTCGCCGCTGCGTGATCGCAAGCAACTGGCCACCGTCGTGGACGTGCTCAACCAGTCGATCACCCTGATGACCCGACGCAATTCCGAGGAGCAACTGGCCAGCCTGCATCGCGACGACATTCTCATCCAGCCGCCGCTGGCAGCATTCGGCGTCACCGATTTCGGCCGCGCACGCGACATGATCGACGCCGGTTACCGCGCTGCGCAGTTGCTCGAGCCGCGCCTGGCGGCCTTGCGCCAACCCGAGGGCGACGCCAGCCTGGCGGTGGCGCGCTCGCCGCGCCAGCGCACGCCGGTGATCACCGCGATCAAGGTGGAAAACGACTCCAAGGTCAGTGACGACGTGATCCGCTACTACATCCGTCAGCCAATCGGCCAACCCCTGGAACTCGACCGCCTGCAAACCGACATGGGCACGCTCTACGGCCTGGACTACTTCGACCGGGTGCATTACCGGGTTGTGCACAAAGGCGAAGACAACACACTGGTAATCACCGCGCGCGGCAAACGCGGCGGCACCGACTACCTGCGCCTCGGCCTGAACCTGTCGGACGACTTGCGCGGCGACAGCGCCTTCAACCTCGGTGCCAGCTACCGCGTCAACGGCATCAACGAGCTGGGCGCAGAATGGCTGACCCGCGCGCAGATCGGCGATCAGCAAGAGCTCTACAGCGAGTTCTACCAGCCGCTGGACGTGGGCTCGCGGTATTTCATCGCGCCCTACCTGGACTTCAGCTCACAGAACATCGAAGCCACCCTGGACAACGATCCGATCGCCGAATACCGCCTGGAGCGCTACGGCTTCGGCCTGAACTTCGGCCGCCAGATCGGCACCTATGGCGAAGTGCGCCTGGGTGCGGGCAAGGCCTGGGGCGAGGCCGACGTGCGCATCGGCGACCAGGACCTGCCGAAAGTCAGTTTCAACGAGGGCTTCTACGCGCTCAAGTATTCGTTCGACACCATGGACAACGTGTACTTCCCGCACAGTGGCGAGGACATCGGGCTGACCTTGCGCAAATACGACAAGTCGCTGGATTCGGACGAAGACTACCGCCAGTGGCTGCTCAACCTGGACAAGGCATTCAGCAGCGGGCCGAACACCTTCGTGCTCGGCGGGCGCTACGGGCGAACCCTGGACGACACGGAGGTCGTGACCTCGAGCTTCGTGATCGGCGGTGCCCGCGAGCTTTCCGGCTTCCGCCAGGACTCGGTGTCGGGGCAGAACGTCAGCCTGTTGCGCATGGTCTATTACCGCCGCCTGACCCCGCGGGCCTACGTCCCGCTGGACTTCCCGTTGTACATAGGTGGCTCGCTCGAGCGCGGGCGGGCATGGAACAACGACAACGAGTTCGATAGCGGTTACATCAATGCGGCGAGTATCTTCCTGGGCATGGAGACGCCATTGGGGCCGCTGAACCTGAGCTATGGGGCCAACAGCGCCCATGAACAGGCGGTGTACCTCAACTTGGGGCACACGTTCTAA
- a CDS encoding MarR family transcriptional regulator produces the protein MPLNDNQHRFGMQLAQMSRGWRAELDRRLAGLNLSQARWLVLLHLARFEEPPTQRELAQSVGVEGPTLARLLDSLENQGLVRRQAVVEDRRAKKIALCPPAKPMIEQIETIANALRLELFTGIDPAELDVCMRVHAKILANLEKV, from the coding sequence ATGCCCCTGAACGACAACCAACACCGCTTCGGCATGCAACTGGCCCAGATGTCCCGGGGCTGGCGTGCCGAACTGGATCGCCGCTTGGCCGGACTCAACCTGTCCCAGGCGCGCTGGCTGGTGTTGTTGCACCTGGCGCGTTTCGAAGAGCCGCCAACCCAACGCGAATTGGCCCAGAGCGTGGGGGTGGAGGGTCCCACCCTTGCGCGCTTGCTCGACAGCCTGGAAAACCAGGGACTGGTTCGGCGCCAGGCCGTGGTGGAAGATCGTCGGGCGAAGAAGATCGCCCTGTGCCCGCCGGCCAAGCCGATGATCGAACAGATCGAGACCATCGCCAATGCCCTGCGTCTGGAGTTGTTCACCGGTATCGACCCGGCTGAACTGGATGTGTGCATGCGCGTGCATGCCAAGATCCTGGCCAATCTCGAGAAGGTCTGA
- the recQ gene encoding DNA helicase RecQ: MLEQAQRVLKDIFGYDSFRGRQAAIIECVANGGDALVLMPTGGGKSLCFQVPGLLRQGLTVVVSPLIALMDDQVATLDELGVAAAALNSTLSAEQQRDLAGRLRRGEVKMLYLAPERLVQPRMLDFLRGLDIALFAIDEAHCVSQWGHDFRPEYLQLGQLAELFPHVPRIALTATADMRTREEIVQRLHLQGAERFLSSFDRPNIFYRIVPKEAPRKQLMAFLGERRGNAGIVYCLSRKKVDETAAFLCDQGFPALPYHAGLPAETRSANQHRFLNEEGLIMVATIAFGMGIDKPNVRFVAHLDLPKSLEAYYQETGRAGRDGLPSDAWMAYGLQDMVMLKQMLQNSEGDERHKRVEQHKLDAMLALCEETRCRRQALLAYFDEVLEQPCGHCDNCVDQVQTWDATEPARQALSTVFRTGQRYGVGHLVDVLLGKDTEKVRNFGHEKLSVFGVGKAMAEAEWRSLFRQLVARGLVDIDLEGYGGLRLSDSCRPLLRGEVTLQLRRDLKPQTVAKSSSSGGSPASQLVRAEERELWEALRTLRRKLAEEHSVPPYVIFPDSTLLEMLRSQPTSLSDMAQVSGVGARKLERYGQAFLEVLNGAGGSEEAPKVVLDLRHELVSLARAGMTPAQIAGQLNCSEKNVYSLLAEAIGRQELSLEQALDLPEDLMMEVQDAFLDGEGELPPVATIAPLFGARVPEGVLYCVRAALAAEFEL; the protein is encoded by the coding sequence ATGCTCGAACAGGCTCAGCGGGTTCTCAAGGATATCTTCGGCTACGACAGTTTCCGTGGGCGCCAGGCTGCGATCATCGAATGCGTGGCCAATGGCGGCGACGCCCTGGTGCTGATGCCCACCGGTGGCGGCAAGTCGCTGTGCTTCCAGGTGCCGGGCCTGCTGCGCCAGGGCCTGACCGTGGTGGTGTCGCCGCTGATCGCGCTGATGGACGATCAGGTCGCGACCCTCGACGAGCTGGGCGTGGCCGCCGCCGCGCTGAATTCCACGCTGAGCGCCGAGCAGCAGCGCGACCTGGCCGGGCGCCTGCGCCGTGGCGAGGTGAAAATGCTCTATCTGGCACCGGAGCGTCTGGTGCAGCCGCGCATGCTGGATTTCCTTCGCGGCCTGGACATTGCCCTGTTCGCCATCGACGAAGCCCACTGCGTGTCGCAATGGGGCCACGACTTCCGTCCCGAATACCTGCAATTGGGCCAGTTGGCCGAATTGTTCCCGCATGTGCCACGGATTGCCCTGACCGCCACCGCCGACATGCGTACCCGCGAGGAAATCGTCCAGCGCCTGCACCTGCAGGGCGCCGAGCGCTTTCTGTCGAGCTTCGACCGGCCCAACATCTTCTACCGCATCGTGCCCAAGGAAGCGCCGCGCAAGCAACTGATGGCGTTTCTCGGCGAGCGCCGGGGCAACGCCGGTATCGTCTATTGCCTATCGCGCAAGAAGGTCGACGAGACCGCCGCCTTCCTTTGCGACCAGGGTTTCCCGGCGCTGCCGTATCACGCTGGCCTGCCCGCCGAGACGCGCTCCGCCAACCAGCACCGCTTCCTCAACGAGGAGGGGCTGATCATGGTCGCGACCATCGCTTTCGGCATGGGTATCGACAAGCCCAACGTGCGCTTCGTCGCCCACCTCGACCTGCCCAAGTCGCTCGAGGCCTATTACCAGGAGACCGGCCGTGCCGGCCGTGACGGCCTGCCGTCCGATGCCTGGATGGCCTACGGCCTGCAGGACATGGTGATGCTCAAGCAGATGCTGCAGAACTCCGAGGGCGATGAGCGACACAAGCGTGTGGAACAGCACAAGCTCGATGCGATGCTGGCCTTGTGCGAAGAAACCCGCTGCCGCCGCCAGGCATTGCTCGCCTACTTCGACGAGGTGCTCGAGCAGCCTTGCGGACACTGCGACAACTGCGTCGACCAGGTGCAGACCTGGGACGCCACCGAACCTGCCCGCCAGGCGTTGTCGACCGTGTTCCGTACCGGCCAGCGCTATGGGGTAGGGCATCTGGTGGACGTGCTGCTGGGCAAGGACACCGAAAAGGTGCGCAACTTCGGCCACGAGAAGCTTTCGGTGTTCGGTGTCGGCAAGGCCATGGCCGAGGCCGAATGGCGTTCGTTGTTCCGTCAGCTGGTGGCGCGTGGCCTGGTCGATATCGACCTGGAAGGCTACGGCGGCCTACGCCTGTCCGACAGCTGCCGTCCGTTGCTGCGCGGCGAAGTGACCTTGCAGTTACGTCGCGACCTCAAGCCGCAGACCGTGGCCAAGTCGTCCTCCAGTGGCGGCAGCCCTGCCAGCCAGTTGGTTCGCGCCGAAGAGCGCGAGCTGTGGGAAGCGCTGCGGACCTTGCGACGCAAGCTGGCCGAGGAGCACAGCGTGCCGCCCTACGTCATCTTCCCCGACTCGACCCTGCTCGAAATGTTGCGTAGCCAGCCCACCAGCCTCAGCGACATGGCCCAGGTCAGCGGTGTGGGTGCACGCAAGCTGGAGCGCTACGGCCAGGCATTCCTCGAGGTGCTCAATGGCGCCGGCGGCTCCGAGGAGGCGCCCAAGGTGGTGCTCGACCTGCGCCACGAGCTGGTCAGCCTGGCCCGTGCCGGCATGACCCCGGCGCAGATCGCCGGTCAGCTGAACTGCAGCGAGAAGAACGTCTACAGCCTGCTGGCCGAAGCCATTGGCCGTCAGGAGTTGAGCCTGGAACAGGCCCTGGACCTGCCCGAGGACTTGATGATGGAAGTGCAGGACGCCTTCCTCGATGGTGAAGGCGAGCTGCCACCGGTGGCCACTATCGCGCCGCTGTTCGGTGCGCGGGTGCCGGAAGGCGTGCTCTATTGCGTGAGGGCGGCATTGGCTGCGGAGTTCGAGCTCTGA
- a CDS encoding YecA family protein, with protein MSFAEQLTRLQAFLDADELHEEALDYVAAHGYLTALSISAVEVPEREWIDALFAEEPHYASDAQRTEIEATLVALKAHIARQLASDEEFDLPCDLDLTDEPDDSDLRGWCIGFMEGVFLREEAWFEDAEEEVSEMLLPIMVGSGLFDEQPEFADIASNANLQDDMIVQIPEALSALFLLLHAPDEKPALLKPRHH; from the coding sequence ATGTCCTTCGCCGAGCAACTGACCCGCCTGCAAGCCTTCCTCGATGCCGATGAGCTGCACGAAGAAGCGCTGGACTACGTCGCCGCCCATGGCTACCTGACTGCCTTGTCGATCTCTGCCGTGGAGGTTCCCGAGCGCGAGTGGATCGACGCGCTGTTCGCCGAGGAGCCGCACTACGCCAGCGATGCCCAGCGCACCGAGATCGAGGCGACCCTGGTCGCGCTCAAGGCGCACATCGCCCGCCAACTGGCCAGCGACGAGGAATTCGACCTGCCATGTGACCTGGACCTGACCGACGAGCCAGACGATTCCGACCTGCGCGGCTGGTGCATCGGCTTCATGGAGGGCGTTTTCCTGCGCGAGGAAGCCTGGTTCGAAGACGCCGAGGAAGAAGTCAGCGAGATGCTGCTGCCGATCATGGTGGGTTCGGGCCTGTTCGACGAGCAGCCCGAGTTCGCCGACATCGCCAGCAACGCCAATCTGCAGGACGACATGATCGTGCAGATCCCCGAGGCGTTGTCTGCCTTGTTCCTGCTGCTGCACGCACCCGACGAAAAGCCGGCCCTGCTCAAGCCACGCCATCACTGA
- a CDS encoding YbaN family protein, producing MRYLLLAIGWLSVALGVVGIFLPVLPTTPFLLLAAACFARSSPRFHHWLVNHPKLGPWIRDYLSGEGIPLKGKVYAIGLMWVSIGLSCYLVPLFWARAFMLTSAVLVSVYILRQKTLRRPG from the coding sequence ATGCGCTACCTGCTGCTGGCCATCGGCTGGCTCAGCGTTGCGTTGGGGGTCGTGGGGATCTTCCTGCCGGTGCTACCCACCACCCCGTTCCTGCTGTTGGCGGCGGCCTGCTTCGCGCGCAGCTCGCCGCGCTTTCACCACTGGTTGGTCAACCACCCCAAGCTCGGGCCGTGGATCCGCGACTACCTGAGCGGTGAAGGCATCCCACTCAAAGGCAAGGTCTACGCCATCGGGCTGATGTGGGTGAGCATCGGCCTGTCGTGCTATCTGGTGCCGCTGTTCTGGGCCCGGGCGTTCATGCTCACCAGTGCGGTGCTGGTGAGTGTGTATATCCTTAGGCAGAAGACTCTGCGCAGGCCGGGGTGA
- a CDS encoding T6SS effector BTH_I2691 family protein — MSISQIIATAVAETALPDQCKACERHGLPILPLRRALVPDTRPAWIADDAPPVPGTMLGLRTLRSGYLYVLLDESVWHAYEVTEQGHLRRFDPYEPPLGAPPPLPNKCVNADHDIPSAFFNVDTDRYSTAWIAFSSDPWPVSVLIDYKTAKAPSDRFQVLDLAQARDNPGDVGMAMTPEHLQVDGLVFEYNQQLAGPFDSAHGFHSRLLRKTALRGFVTNAMAKHTLTQGVPAVILHDTVGLIQEYNHQRLGWIVKRQVWREDPQRAYQLQTSQILQIIRATHREWAAQKVPAFGPHTGDGPPVFVVPEIERQRIVEMRQQQSDARLEERYDEPRRAAFQLEYDCQEARFQWHIDYHAKKYAALCESVAFARIEQYDYDGRDRDSGVAYCKTMAACLAGGITEAPRSEPGAPPAGSSEALWLKWLRDLNSPAYRAVLLRDQALLAALLPSFSHNDPVQWNDSDKLYAALTKLIASDDFGLRLRDALKQAVSEAQGALNAATQRLQAQLAPGIQHVVLRLNTASQLLYNGVHLIELQVPMKLGEYYALQCAHVREVQQKANEAMAKARDRVMPSLDEMMAGAQGGMRKVRPIIQTGLLSLAVLDPKIANTVINVSVWVEGKAHVLREQLLKEVHLNVNQLGNTAQLGLVNISVAAGTLEVHARKALDGVRVNARQASQLVRTSFAGLRGMATSWELLLSLGGLYLVNDSLQKNIKQAESEIGPKSGEALAALYGSSFGIIGGGLESVGLALRSSSAAAKKMSSSLPKDPAKINATIKLGEHLTRAGAIISAATGIFDATQTTMAARRTFLSGDKSASSFYLAASSLFLIGIPPSIYAVFHPTVLGILGISLLIGLGALALANRAAELQSSLIERWIRRCYFGVSNETPKVHWSSYLQADIAYAELNGATLGIQAQLEFKTLLSNAPSNSRIGGQINFTNKQTINFKITTPIHHASQASYRWSLIVHRAGDGNPPHYSGGEQIAVHDSHPGYLPPPLKNQPTHFTAPKLDDYNKNGITIQTNGDPTRHSSQTRDLPLQITGSIELIPSLGQHTILAATLTFAYCPDTNNPNAVAEIVTTELNE; from the coding sequence ATGAGCATCAGCCAAATCATTGCCACCGCGGTCGCCGAAACTGCGCTCCCCGACCAGTGCAAGGCCTGTGAACGCCATGGCCTGCCCATCCTGCCCCTGAGACGGGCACTCGTGCCCGATACGCGGCCTGCCTGGATCGCAGACGACGCCCCACCTGTGCCAGGAACCATGCTAGGACTGCGTACACTGCGCAGCGGCTACCTCTATGTGTTGCTCGACGAGAGCGTCTGGCATGCCTACGAAGTCACCGAGCAGGGCCACCTTCGCCGCTTCGACCCCTACGAGCCGCCACTCGGTGCCCCACCTCCGTTGCCAAATAAGTGCGTGAACGCGGACCACGACATTCCCTCGGCGTTCTTCAACGTCGATACGGATCGCTACAGCACGGCGTGGATCGCATTTTCCAGTGATCCCTGGCCGGTCAGCGTGCTCATTGACTACAAGACCGCCAAGGCGCCATCTGACCGTTTCCAGGTGTTGGACCTGGCCCAGGCCCGGGACAATCCTGGCGACGTTGGCATGGCCATGACGCCCGAGCATCTTCAAGTCGATGGCCTGGTGTTCGAATACAACCAGCAATTGGCCGGCCCTTTCGACAGCGCCCACGGGTTCCACAGCCGCCTGCTGCGCAAAACGGCCCTGCGTGGTTTCGTGACCAACGCCATGGCCAAGCACACCCTTACGCAGGGTGTTCCCGCGGTTATCCTCCACGACACGGTCGGGCTCATCCAGGAGTACAACCATCAACGCCTCGGCTGGATCGTCAAACGCCAAGTCTGGCGCGAGGACCCGCAGCGTGCCTACCAACTGCAAACCTCGCAGATCCTGCAAATCATCCGGGCGACCCACCGTGAGTGGGCTGCGCAAAAGGTCCCAGCGTTCGGGCCTCACACAGGCGACGGGCCGCCGGTGTTCGTCGTTCCAGAAATCGAACGCCAGCGCATCGTCGAGATGCGCCAGCAACAGAGCGATGCAAGGCTCGAGGAGCGTTACGACGAACCCCGACGCGCCGCCTTCCAGCTGGAGTACGACTGCCAGGAGGCACGCTTCCAATGGCATATCGACTACCACGCGAAAAAGTATGCCGCCCTCTGTGAGAGCGTGGCGTTCGCGCGCATCGAGCAGTACGACTACGACGGCCGTGACCGCGATTCAGGCGTGGCGTACTGCAAGACCATGGCTGCGTGTCTGGCCGGCGGCATCACCGAAGCGCCGCGCTCCGAGCCTGGCGCTCCTCCAGCCGGAAGCAGCGAAGCGCTTTGGCTAAAGTGGCTGCGAGACCTAAACAGCCCGGCCTATCGGGCCGTTCTCCTACGCGACCAGGCGTTGCTCGCTGCGCTGCTTCCGAGCTTCTCTCATAACGACCCGGTGCAATGGAATGACAGCGACAAGCTCTATGCTGCGCTGACCAAGCTCATTGCCAGCGATGATTTCGGGCTGCGCCTGCGTGATGCCCTGAAACAAGCAGTCAGCGAAGCGCAGGGCGCCCTGAATGCTGCCACCCAACGCCTGCAGGCCCAATTGGCCCCCGGTATCCAGCATGTGGTGCTGCGCCTGAACACGGCCAGTCAGTTGCTCTACAACGGGGTGCATCTGATCGAACTGCAAGTGCCGATGAAACTGGGCGAGTACTACGCCTTGCAGTGCGCTCATGTGCGGGAGGTGCAGCAGAAGGCCAATGAAGCGATGGCCAAGGCACGGGATCGGGTGATGCCGAGCCTCGATGAAATGATGGCCGGCGCGCAGGGCGGGATGCGCAAGGTGAGACCGATCATCCAGACAGGGCTGCTGAGCCTTGCGGTGCTTGATCCGAAGATTGCGAATACGGTGATCAATGTCAGCGTCTGGGTGGAGGGCAAGGCTCATGTATTGCGTGAGCAGCTGCTCAAGGAGGTCCATTTGAATGTCAACCAACTCGGTAATACGGCTCAACTGGGGTTGGTGAACATTTCAGTGGCGGCTGGGACGCTCGAAGTACATGCACGGAAGGCGCTCGATGGGGTACGGGTTAACGCTCGACAGGCTTCGCAATTGGTACGTACCAGTTTCGCTGGACTGAGAGGCATGGCGACAAGCTGGGAACTGCTGCTGAGTCTGGGTGGACTGTATCTGGTGAACGACAGCCTGCAAAAAAACATAAAACAGGCTGAGTCGGAGATTGGCCCAAAGTCCGGGGAAGCTTTGGCGGCGCTGTACGGCTCAAGCTTTGGCATAATTGGAGGCGGATTAGAATCAGTAGGCTTGGCGCTCCGATCGAGCTCTGCGGCAGCCAAAAAAATGTCGTCCTCACTACCTAAAGACCCCGCAAAAATCAACGCAACAATCAAATTAGGAGAACACCTCACACGAGCCGGAGCAATTATTAGCGCAGCGACTGGAATATTTGATGCCACCCAAACGACCATGGCAGCTAGAAGGACATTTTTATCAGGAGATAAATCTGCATCCTCTTTCTACCTGGCAGCTAGCTCTCTCTTCCTAATCGGAATACCACCATCAATTTACGCAGTCTTCCATCCTACGGTGCTCGGAATCCTAGGCATCAGCCTCTTGATCGGTCTAGGTGCGCTTGCACTCGCTAACCGGGCAGCAGAACTGCAGTCTTCGCTAATAGAGCGCTGGATTAGACGCTGCTATTTCGGGGTTAGCAACGAGACACCCAAAGTCCACTGGAGCAGCTATCTACAGGCAGATATTGCCTACGCAGAACTCAATGGCGCGACGCTTGGCATCCAAGCGCAACTAGAATTCAAGACCCTCCTCTCCAACGCCCCAAGCAATTCCAGAATAGGCGGCCAAATAAATTTCACAAACAAACAAACAATTAATTTTAAAATCACAACACCAATACACCATGCCTCGCAAGCAAGTTATCGATGGTCACTGATTGTTCATCGTGCTGGCGACGGAAATCCCCCCCATTACAGCGGCGGCGAACAAATCGCTGTACATGATAGCCACCCCGGCTACCTGCCGCCCCCCCTAAAAAATCAACCCACTCATTTCACGGCACCGAAACTTGATGACTACAATAAAAATGGGATAACCATACAAACCAATGGAGACCCAACAAGACATTCAAGCCAAACAAGGGACCTGCCCCTCCAGATAACTGGCAGCATTGAACTGATCCCAAGCCTTGGACAACACACTATTCTAGCCGCGACGCTTACTTTCGCTTACTGCCCAGACACAAACAACCCAAATGCAGTTGCTGAAATTGTCACCACGGAGTTAAACGAATGA
- a CDS encoding DUF6708 domain-containing protein produces the protein MNSTYLPEHDAGWKYNLPKPNDPTLPIASILRIRTNKSNDTYIEIPRSTTQVRGIAISGAVAVLAFFLLGIAPSLYHLLSSPYSSRLDVTLTFLVLIPCAIYAISPLVRMDIETPRDEPIRFNRDRQKVYFYEYRYHLFNIFNRKLWGVKPVAYNWQDLTAEAYSLYAPMGYGGLIESVKIAVHDPDTGQIIDRLFFSQGIHLGTDRWEAVRLYMQRRDVGSVEFGPPPYGIDLVDHPNPFIRIAPKVQWPADMDLESRTAPGSEEKS, from the coding sequence ATGAATTCCACATACCTCCCTGAGCATGACGCCGGCTGGAAGTATAACTTACCGAAACCCAACGACCCTACCCTCCCTATCGCTTCAATCCTCCGAATCCGAACAAACAAGAGCAATGATACATACATAGAAATCCCAAGATCCACCACCCAAGTCAGAGGCATAGCAATATCCGGAGCAGTCGCAGTACTGGCCTTTTTTTTACTGGGCATCGCCCCTTCACTCTACCATTTACTGTCAAGCCCTTACTCATCGAGACTTGACGTCACCTTGACGTTCTTAGTGCTGATACCCTGCGCGATTTATGCAATCTCGCCTTTAGTGAGAATGGATATAGAGACACCTCGCGACGAGCCCATACGGTTCAATAGAGATCGACAGAAAGTTTATTTCTACGAGTATAGATACCATCTGTTTAATATTTTCAACCGTAAGCTCTGGGGTGTGAAACCTGTCGCTTATAACTGGCAAGACCTCACCGCAGAAGCCTATAGCCTCTATGCCCCCATGGGCTATGGCGGCTTGATTGAAAGCGTGAAAATCGCAGTCCATGACCCGGACACAGGCCAAATAATCGATCGACTATTTTTCAGCCAAGGAATTCATTTAGGAACAGATCGTTGGGAGGCTGTTCGCCTATACATGCAAAGACGCGATGTAGGGTCCGTGGAGTTCGGTCCGCCGCCATACGGAATTGATCTCGTAGACCACCCCAACCCTTTCATTCGGATCGCACCCAAAGTCCAATGGCCGGCGGACATGGACCTCGAATCCCGCACCGCACCAGGCTCGGAAGAAAAGTCATGA